In a genomic window of Thermoanaerobaculales bacterium:
- a CDS encoding lysophospholipid acyltransferase family protein, which yields MSPTTRAGSRPGVWVLAAFQYLVGVLATLVCAPTAILFAVLGAERATYAPVRAWAWVLHAATGVRSRATGLEKVPAAGAYVVISSHTSHLDGPAVAHVLPHPVYFVIKRELARIPLWGHAAVKIGFIAVDRSDSERARLEMAHAVDSINAGRRVMVFAEGTRSPDGHLQAFKKGGFHLAVEAQVPILPVAVNGSHRLLPKGAPAVRPGRIEVAIGDPIPTAGLAKDDVPALLEKTRAVILALRRRDPDFVESA from the coding sequence TTGAGCCCGACGACGCGCGCCGGCAGCAGACCCGGGGTGTGGGTCCTCGCCGCCTTCCAGTACTTGGTGGGAGTCCTCGCGACCCTGGTGTGCGCGCCGACGGCGATCCTGTTCGCGGTGCTCGGCGCGGAACGCGCCACCTACGCCCCGGTCAGGGCCTGGGCCTGGGTGCTGCACGCGGCCACCGGGGTTCGCTCCCGGGCGACAGGCCTCGAGAAAGTCCCCGCTGCCGGCGCGTACGTCGTCATCTCCAGCCACACCAGCCACCTCGACGGACCGGCGGTCGCCCACGTCCTCCCCCACCCGGTCTACTTCGTGATCAAGCGGGAGCTGGCGCGGATCCCGCTGTGGGGGCACGCGGCGGTGAAGATCGGCTTCATCGCCGTCGACCGGTCCGACTCGGAGCGAGCGCGCCTCGAGATGGCGCACGCCGTCGACAGCATCAACGCGGGGCGCCGGGTGATGGTGTTCGCGGAGGGCACCCGCTCCCCGGACGGTCACCTCCAGGCCTTCAAGAAGGGCGGCTTCCACCTGGCGGTCGAGGCCCAGGTGCCGATCCTGCCGGTGGCCGTCAACGGCAGCCACCGCCTGCTGCCCAAGGGGGCGCCGGCGGTGCGGCCAGGCCGGATCGAGGTGGCGATCGGCGATCCGATCCCCACCGCCGGGCTCGCCAAGGACGACGTTCCGGCGCTGCTCGAGAAGACCCGCGCCGTGATCCTCGCCCTGCGCCGCCGCGACCCCGACTTCGTCGAGTCTGCGTGA
- a CDS encoding cytochrome-c peroxidase, with protein sequence MNTSAIARLLTASVILIGLLAWAGTLPPDADLLASAREYFEPLPKVMASADNPLSDVKVQLGKMLYYEPRLSKSGVISCNSCHNIATYGVDNMPTSIGHKWTIGDVNSPTTMNAAATVAQFWDGRAEDVEEQAKGPVLNPAEMGIPHEQFAVDRIASIPDYRDLFNQAFPGQENPLTYDNMANAIGAFERTLVTPGRFDTFLEGDTTALTQVEKEGLNAFMERGCTSCHFGATVGGGQFDKFGIYRPYQELTGSTKLDVGRFEVTKNEADRFMFKVPVLRNVSRTYPYFHDGTVWNLKDATRIMGEAQLDEEIPEPELEALVAFLNSLTGEIPKDALQLPVLPPSTELTSKPDVS encoded by the coding sequence ATGAACACGTCTGCGATCGCGCGACTGCTGACCGCGAGCGTCATCCTCATCGGACTCCTGGCGTGGGCAGGGACGCTTCCGCCGGATGCGGACCTGCTGGCCAGCGCAAGGGAGTACTTCGAGCCGCTGCCCAAGGTGATGGCCAGCGCCGACAACCCGCTCTCCGACGTCAAGGTGCAGCTCGGCAAGATGCTGTACTACGAGCCTCGGCTGTCCAAGAGCGGGGTGATCAGCTGTAACAGCTGCCACAACATCGCCACGTACGGCGTGGACAACATGCCGACCTCGATCGGCCACAAGTGGACGATCGGCGACGTCAACTCCCCGACCACGATGAACGCCGCCGCCACCGTCGCCCAGTTCTGGGACGGCCGGGCCGAGGACGTCGAGGAGCAGGCCAAGGGCCCGGTCCTCAACCCCGCCGAGATGGGAATCCCGCACGAGCAGTTCGCGGTCGACCGGATCGCCTCAATCCCGGACTACCGGGACCTCTTCAACCAGGCCTTCCCTGGCCAGGAGAACCCGCTCACCTACGACAACATGGCGAACGCCATCGGCGCCTTCGAGCGCACCCTCGTCACCCCGGGCCGCTTCGACACGTTCCTCGAGGGCGACACGACGGCTCTGACCCAGGTCGAGAAGGAAGGCCTCAACGCCTTCATGGAGAGAGGTTGCACGAGCTGCCACTTCGGCGCGACGGTCGGTGGCGGGCAGTTCGACAAGTTCGGCATTTACAGGCCGTACCAGGAGCTCACCGGGAGCACCAAGCTCGATGTGGGCCGCTTCGAGGTGACCAAGAACGAGGCCGACCGTTTCATGTTCAAGGTGCCGGTCCTGCGCAACGTGTCGCGCACCTACCCCTACTTCCACGACGGCACCGTCTGGAATCTGAAGGACGCGACCAGGATCATGGGCGAGGCCCAGCTCGACGAGGAGATCCCGGAGCCGGAGCTGGAGGCGCTGGTCGCCTTCCTCAACAGCCTCACCGGCGAGATCCCGAAGGACGCCCTGCAGCTGCCGGTTCTGCCGCCGTCGACCGAGCTGACCTCGAAGCCCGACGTGAGCTGA
- a CDS encoding M1 family aminopeptidase has product MRTSIRVGTREEAAGGQPPGSESHLVRETVEEPTGRCRRVPAAVAAAIVISAAASFVHAETLAVMAEALNRPTVGAAVSAPNGIRFGRAELTLDPGATVLALEADGRRCGVLLQGALLRYRVDDPLSLPVASRNFKSTIGFAAEPDGPFTFEVAVDAAVWSWSLGSFDAAPGPASGASLPGWVTEVLDRPGFSAPAVEMLDALHNGRPEVFYAVMKAPGETLLAVYDPAEAKEESLYSVGVVKGAGLLDRGRHFLYELVTQPVGRSWLERPPGCLVAIRRSIDVDNDTGQHVTVRSRTRLQATRAARLWRAELASRRVRDNHEYPITVRSVSVAGKPADYLRADNELLVMLPTPLQANGTVEVEVVNEGEMALRFEGDAYWVLGMWGWYPQGDLGAELPTLELSVRVPSALEVFASGDTVSRTTEGAMTVLRTAFDHPIQNPVIVAGDYTVVSETRNGITCRVANYGGAKKDAAQRLVNNFFSASQFYGELFGVPYPFKEVTIVELNSWGYGQAPPGVIFLTKEAFDQIGSDEARAYSYAINDRFVHEVAHAWWGHVVKMNSFDEQWLEESIADYSSAVFLVFARGAGKKADRELAEITKDWRSSAAVIGEGATVFMANHLAGKADVDDEERYALLYAKGPLVLHSLRTELRRTLGSDDRGDEAFFTVLRTLLASFPYRWGETRHLLGILNQVTGQDWRPWFDRYVFGTEMPILAAGK; this is encoded by the coding sequence ATGAGAACATCGATCCGAGTCGGCACTCGAGAGGAGGCCGCGGGAGGGCAGCCTCCAGGGAGCGAATCGCACCTGGTGCGCGAGACGGTCGAGGAGCCCACGGGCCGATGTCGCCGCGTCCCGGCCGCGGTGGCGGCCGCGATCGTGATCTCGGCCGCTGCGAGCTTCGTCCACGCCGAGACCCTCGCGGTGATGGCCGAGGCCCTGAACCGGCCGACCGTGGGCGCGGCGGTGTCCGCCCCGAATGGGATTCGATTCGGAAGGGCCGAGCTGACCTTGGACCCCGGCGCAACGGTGCTCGCCTTGGAGGCGGACGGTCGTCGGTGCGGCGTGCTGCTTCAGGGGGCGCTGTTGAGGTACCGGGTGGACGACCCCCTCAGCCTGCCCGTCGCGTCACGGAACTTCAAGTCGACCATAGGGTTCGCGGCCGAACCAGACGGGCCATTCACCTTCGAGGTCGCGGTGGACGCGGCGGTGTGGAGCTGGAGCCTGGGCTCGTTCGACGCGGCGCCGGGCCCTGCGAGCGGCGCCTCGCTGCCGGGCTGGGTGACGGAGGTGCTCGACCGACCCGGGTTTTCAGCGCCCGCGGTGGAGATGCTGGATGCCCTGCACAACGGTCGCCCGGAGGTCTTCTACGCGGTGATGAAGGCTCCCGGTGAGACGCTGCTCGCCGTCTACGATCCGGCGGAGGCGAAGGAGGAATCTCTCTACAGCGTCGGCGTCGTCAAGGGTGCCGGGCTGCTGGATCGGGGTCGCCATTTTCTCTACGAGCTGGTCACGCAGCCGGTCGGGCGCAGCTGGCTGGAGCGCCCCCCCGGCTGCCTGGTGGCGATCCGGCGCTCGATCGACGTCGACAACGACACCGGGCAGCACGTCACCGTCAGGTCGCGCACCCGCCTGCAGGCGACGCGCGCCGCGCGGCTATGGCGCGCCGAGCTGGCGAGCCGCCGGGTCAGAGACAATCACGAGTACCCGATCACCGTGAGGTCGGTCTCGGTCGCCGGCAAGCCGGCCGACTACCTCCGGGCCGACAATGAGCTCCTCGTCATGCTCCCCACCCCGCTTCAGGCGAACGGCACGGTCGAGGTCGAGGTCGTGAACGAGGGCGAGATGGCGCTGCGCTTCGAGGGCGACGCCTACTGGGTCCTGGGCATGTGGGGCTGGTATCCGCAGGGTGACCTGGGCGCCGAGCTTCCCACCCTGGAGCTGTCCGTTCGTGTGCCCAGTGCCCTGGAGGTGTTCGCGTCGGGCGACACGGTCAGCCGAACGACAGAGGGCGCGATGACGGTGCTCCGCACCGCGTTCGACCACCCGATTCAGAACCCGGTGATCGTCGCGGGAGACTACACCGTCGTCAGCGAGACGAGGAACGGCATTACCTGCCGGGTCGCGAACTACGGCGGCGCCAAGAAGGATGCGGCACAGCGGCTGGTCAACAACTTCTTCTCGGCGTCGCAGTTCTACGGCGAGCTGTTCGGGGTGCCGTACCCGTTCAAGGAGGTGACCATCGTCGAGCTCAACTCGTGGGGCTACGGTCAGGCTCCCCCGGGGGTCATCTTCCTCACCAAGGAGGCGTTCGACCAGATCGGCAGTGATGAGGCGCGGGCCTACTCGTATGCGATCAACGACCGTTTCGTCCACGAGGTCGCGCACGCCTGGTGGGGCCACGTGGTCAAGATGAACTCGTTCGACGAGCAGTGGCTTGAGGAGAGCATCGCCGACTACTCGTCCGCGGTGTTCCTGGTGTTCGCGCGGGGCGCCGGAAAGAAGGCCGATCGCGAGCTGGCGGAGATCACGAAGGACTGGAGATCCTCTGCGGCAGTCATTGGTGAGGGCGCCACCGTGTTCATGGCGAACCACCTCGCCGGCAAGGCCGACGTGGATGACGAGGAGCGGTACGCGCTGCTGTACGCCAAGGGACCGCTCGTCCTGCACTCGTTGCGGACAGAGCTGCGGCGGACGCTGGGCAGCGACGACCGTGGGGATGAGGCGTTTTTCACCGTGCTGCGGACGCTGCTCGCGAGCTTCCCGTACCGCTGGGGCGAGACCCGGCACCTGCTGGGGATTCTGAACCAGGTCACCGGGCAGGACTGGAGACCGTGGTTCGACCGGTACGTGTTCGGCACCGAGATGCCGATCCTCGCCGCTGGGAAGTGA
- a CDS encoding protein kinase: protein MIGRTIDRYQVIEQLGQGGMGVVYKARDTLLDRFVALKVLPPSGSLDPERRRRFLQEARAASALNHPGIVSVYDVLTVDGEDILVMELVEGETLESLLARRRLALGEALGLAARIADALARAHAAGIVHRDLKPGNVMVTADGVKVLDFGLAKLIESPFADAESPTMSPAGVALTRERVIMGTAGWMSPEQASGGPVDARSDVFAFGVLLYEMLTGRQPFRRATTVETLAAIRDDEPPPPSRLVPSLPPEIDRAVLRCLRKEPAKRWQSLSDLAAVLEDLKDDSESGRRVIVEAAGSRRARSRWWLPAAIVAAGIAAVAGVLLLRRAPTAPEPLDMRRLTYDAGFAWTPAITLDGKLVAYASDRAGDGQLDVWVRHISRPEPARLTDHPTDDWMPAFSPDGSRIVFSSDRDGGGLYIVNTFGGEARRLASHGMSPRFAPDGARISFVATADYTPSGLRRMFVIAADGGEPRPLLPEYGILAYPYSAGPLWSPDGTRLLFAGAPLASPAKLDWWVASADGGEPTSSGAMESLPAIDVLRYPCAWLPGRVLFAAGSTIEGVNIYSASITPEGRIAGPVQVLSSGPGMTMTPSVSADGRIAIDRFQWVLRLWRQELDDRGGAIGEPRQVTPDAAPKFHFSLTRDGSRLAFSTFSGPRESRLTEVRLRDLASGHEAVLVSAPAAVTSLRPRISPDGTLVAWSDLVDRQRVAYVAPVDEPIGRELCRSCTVVGFFADGAEALVHQFPDRLVRHRLADGAKSLVLDAGELTIVDADLSWDDRWLAVSSARPDGRTAVHLVPVSDPPAPPGEWIDLADGTAFVGSPRWSPDGRLLYYLSDRDGFNCMWARPLDPVTRRPAGEPFAVLHAHRSDMKMLRPEKSWFSLAVGRGRLVFNAAETTGEIYTAMLEPASN, encoded by the coding sequence ATGATCGGTCGGACCATCGACCGCTATCAGGTGATCGAACAGCTCGGGCAGGGCGGGATGGGGGTGGTCTACAAGGCCCGGGACACGCTGCTCGACCGTTTCGTGGCGCTCAAGGTCTTGCCGCCGTCCGGCTCGCTCGACCCCGAGCGCCGCCGCCGCTTCCTGCAGGAGGCGAGGGCCGCGTCCGCTCTGAATCACCCCGGCATCGTCTCGGTGTACGACGTGCTCACCGTCGACGGCGAGGACATCCTGGTCATGGAGCTGGTGGAGGGTGAGACCCTCGAGAGTCTCCTGGCGCGCCGGCGCCTGGCGCTCGGCGAGGCGCTCGGCCTCGCGGCCCGCATCGCCGACGCGCTGGCGCGGGCGCACGCCGCCGGCATCGTCCACCGCGACCTCAAGCCGGGCAACGTGATGGTGACCGCCGATGGCGTCAAGGTGCTCGACTTCGGGCTCGCCAAGCTGATCGAGTCACCGTTCGCGGACGCCGAGTCGCCGACGATGTCTCCCGCCGGAGTCGCATTGACCCGGGAGCGGGTGATCATGGGCACGGCCGGGTGGATGTCGCCGGAGCAGGCTTCCGGCGGGCCGGTCGACGCGCGCAGCGACGTCTTCGCCTTCGGCGTGCTGCTCTACGAGATGCTCACCGGGCGGCAGCCCTTCCGGCGTGCGACCACCGTCGAGACGTTGGCGGCGATCCGTGACGACGAGCCGCCGCCGCCGAGCCGGCTCGTCCCCTCGCTGCCGCCCGAGATCGACCGCGCGGTGCTGCGCTGCCTGCGCAAGGAGCCGGCGAAGCGCTGGCAGAGCCTGTCGGATCTCGCCGCCGTGCTCGAGGACCTGAAGGACGACTCGGAGTCCGGCCGGCGGGTGATCGTCGAGGCCGCCGGCTCGCGGCGCGCCCGGAGCCGTTGGTGGCTGCCGGCGGCGATCGTGGCGGCCGGCATCGCCGCCGTCGCCGGCGTGCTGCTGCTTCGGCGCGCACCAACGGCCCCGGAACCGCTCGACATGCGGCGCCTCACGTATGACGCCGGCTTCGCCTGGACGCCCGCCATCACGCTCGACGGCAAGCTGGTCGCCTATGCCTCCGACCGCGCCGGTGACGGCCAGCTCGACGTCTGGGTGCGCCACATCAGCCGTCCCGAGCCGGCGCGCCTCACCGACCACCCGACCGACGACTGGATGCCCGCCTTCTCGCCCGACGGCTCGCGCATCGTCTTCAGCTCCGACCGTGACGGCGGCGGCCTCTACATCGTCAACACGTTCGGCGGCGAGGCCCGCAGGCTGGCGAGCCACGGCATGAGCCCGCGCTTTGCGCCCGACGGCGCGCGGATCTCGTTCGTGGCGACTGCCGACTACACCCCCTCCGGTCTTCGTCGGATGTTCGTGATTGCGGCTGATGGCGGCGAGCCGCGCCCGTTGCTGCCGGAGTACGGGATACTGGCATACCCCTACAGCGCCGGGCCCCTGTGGTCGCCCGACGGCACGCGGCTGCTGTTCGCCGGCGCCCCGCTCGCGAGCCCTGCGAAGCTGGACTGGTGGGTCGCTTCCGCTGACGGCGGCGAGCCGACGTCGAGCGGGGCCATGGAGTCGTTGCCGGCGATCGATGTCCTTCGATATCCGTGCGCGTGGCTCCCTGGCCGGGTCCTGTTCGCGGCCGGCTCCACCATCGAGGGCGTCAACATCTACAGCGCATCGATCACGCCCGAGGGCCGCATCGCCGGCCCGGTGCAGGTGCTCAGCTCCGGGCCGGGCATGACCATGACGCCATCGGTCTCAGCTGACGGTCGGATTGCGATCGATCGCTTCCAGTGGGTGCTGCGCTTGTGGCGGCAGGAGCTCGACGACCGCGGTGGCGCGATCGGGGAGCCCCGGCAGGTCACCCCTGACGCCGCTCCCAAGTTCCACTTCTCGCTGACCCGTGACGGCTCGCGACTCGCGTTCTCGACCTTCTCGGGGCCGCGCGAGAGCCGGCTGACCGAGGTGCGTCTGCGTGACCTCGCGAGCGGGCACGAGGCCGTCCTGGTCTCGGCCCCGGCCGCGGTCACATCGCTGCGCCCCCGGATCAGCCCGGACGGTACCCTCGTCGCCTGGTCTGACCTCGTCGACCGGCAGCGGGTGGCGTACGTGGCCCCGGTTGACGAGCCGATCGGCCGTGAGCTCTGCCGGAGCTGCACGGTCGTGGGCTTCTTCGCGGACGGCGCCGAGGCCCTCGTGCACCAGTTCCCAGACCGGCTGGTGCGGCACCGCCTCGCCGACGGGGCGAAAAGCCTGGTCCTCGACGCCGGCGAGCTGACGATCGTCGACGCCGATCTGTCGTGGGACGACCGCTGGCTCGCTGTATCGTCGGCGCGGCCCGACGGTCGGACCGCCGTCCACCTCGTCCCTGTCAGCGATCCCCCGGCCCCTCCCGGCGAGTGGATCGACCTCGCGGACGGGACGGCGTTCGTCGGGTCGCCGCGCTGGTCGCCGGACGGGCGGCTCCTCTACTACCTCTCGGACCGCGATGGCTTCAACTGCATGTGGGCGCGTCCCCTCGACCCCGTGACCAGGCGGCCGGCGGGCGAGCCTTTCGCAGTCCTCCACGCGCACCGCAGCGACATGAAGATGTTGCGCCCGGAGAAGAGCTGGTTCTCGCTCGCCGTGGGCCGCGGGCGCCTGGTGTTCAACGCGGCCGAGACGACCGGCGAGATCTACACCGCCATGCTCGAGCCCGCGAGCAACTGA
- a CDS encoding HD domain-containing protein: MVHQPPWSGGERRPLYSPLLEAAARLAAQGHHGHFRKGDAADRCSEAAAEAPLPSGCVPYITHLMGTMGILARVGAPDSVLAAALLHDYLEDVPDPDGPATIRAAVGDEVLRLVLEVTEEKRPELDSSETWPVRKNEQIQKMAGNSEGAVMIKTADLLHNALSLLVDLDSAGDQESVWLRLNAGPDRQLWYFSSGLDAARRRLGSHRLVDELEQAIGRLRGRVESLGSSR; this comes from the coding sequence GTGGTCCATCAGCCTCCGTGGTCCGGGGGCGAGCGCCGTCCGCTCTACTCCCCGCTGCTCGAGGCGGCCGCCCGGCTCGCCGCGCAGGGCCACCATGGGCACTTCCGCAAAGGCGATGCCGCCGATCGCTGCAGTGAGGCGGCTGCCGAGGCGCCGCTCCCGTCCGGCTGCGTTCCCTATATCACCCACCTGATGGGGACGATGGGAATCCTGGCCAGGGTCGGCGCGCCGGACTCGGTGCTCGCCGCCGCCCTGCTGCACGACTACCTCGAGGATGTGCCCGACCCGGACGGGCCCGCGACGATCCGGGCGGCGGTCGGCGACGAGGTGCTCCGGCTGGTGCTCGAGGTCACCGAGGAGAAGCGTCCTGAGCTCGACAGCAGCGAGACCTGGCCGGTGCGCAAGAACGAGCAGATCCAGAAGATGGCCGGCAACTCCGAGGGGGCGGTGATGATCAAGACCGCCGACCTGCTCCACAACGCGCTGTCCCTGCTCGTCGACCTCGACTCCGCGGGCGACCAGGAATCGGTGTGGCTGCGCCTGAACGCCGGTCCGGACCGCCAGCTGTGGTACTTCTCGAGCGGGCTCGACGCCGCCCGCCGGCGGCTCGGCTCCCACCGCCTGGTGGACGAGCTCGAGCAGGCGATCGGCCGCCTGCGCGGGCGGGTCGAGAGCCTGGGGTCGTCCCGATGA
- a CDS encoding tetratricopeptide repeat protein, whose amino-acid sequence MKRWMWLALVAVVVIAAAISIIALPRSPEWTTSSPAALAELQLALQSKMKLYHADTIAHLEKAVALDPDFMMAHLLLTEYAGFDDRIDAEEHRAKVLEADVDSLRPRERLYVERMKAIRGKRTEDANRLIDEYRKRFPDDPAVLETAAAVAFQRGDNEAAERLYRRLIELSPNWVIAYNQLGYLTMREGRFAEAEEHFTSYRFIAPDQANPHDSLGELYIILGRLPEAVQCFETALEIKKDFWDSYVHLVLARTMLEDYAGAAQAAAAAQAVPSCPAEMAEGIGCVATCLELEANARWREVLALQSTPCLNDASMTDFCPRITHRAACQLGEWEVARAIEAKVEAYRDEAKEKGEAMKVDDSMPSLLHLQGVRLALSGDRAAAEKAFAEADARLTYHNSFIGLFKLYNRLFLVETLLAEGRDGEAHQLLAKVRAVNPWLVTRFEEDGLTLLGLPRG is encoded by the coding sequence ATGAAGCGATGGATGTGGTTGGCGCTCGTTGCCGTGGTGGTGATTGCGGCCGCCATCAGCATCATCGCGTTGCCCAGGAGCCCGGAGTGGACGACCTCCTCGCCCGCGGCGCTGGCGGAGCTCCAGCTCGCGCTGCAGTCGAAGATGAAGCTCTACCATGCCGACACCATCGCCCACCTCGAGAAGGCGGTCGCGCTCGACCCCGACTTCATGATGGCCCACCTCCTGCTGACCGAGTACGCGGGCTTTGACGATCGGATCGACGCCGAGGAGCACCGGGCGAAGGTGCTCGAGGCGGACGTGGACTCGCTGCGTCCCCGCGAGCGGCTCTACGTCGAGCGGATGAAGGCGATCCGTGGCAAGCGGACCGAGGATGCCAACCGCCTGATCGACGAGTACCGCAAGCGCTTCCCGGACGACCCGGCGGTGCTGGAGACCGCCGCCGCCGTCGCGTTCCAGCGCGGCGACAATGAGGCCGCCGAGCGGCTCTACCGACGGCTGATCGAGCTCAGCCCGAACTGGGTCATCGCCTACAACCAGCTCGGCTACCTGACGATGCGCGAGGGGCGCTTCGCCGAGGCCGAGGAGCACTTCACCAGCTACCGTTTCATCGCCCCGGACCAGGCCAACCCGCACGACTCCCTGGGCGAGCTCTACATCATCCTGGGCCGGCTACCGGAGGCGGTGCAGTGCTTCGAGACCGCCCTCGAGATCAAGAAGGACTTCTGGGACTCGTACGTCCACCTGGTGCTGGCGCGCACGATGCTCGAGGACTACGCTGGCGCCGCACAGGCCGCGGCCGCGGCGCAGGCCGTCCCGAGCTGTCCGGCGGAGATGGCGGAGGGCATCGGCTGCGTGGCGACCTGCCTCGAGCTCGAGGCGAACGCGCGCTGGCGCGAGGTCCTCGCGCTGCAGTCGACGCCCTGCCTGAATGACGCCTCGATGACCGACTTCTGCCCCCGGATCACCCACCGGGCGGCGTGCCAGCTCGGCGAGTGGGAGGTGGCGCGGGCGATCGAGGCGAAGGTGGAGGCCTACCGGGACGAGGCCAAGGAGAAGGGCGAGGCGATGAAGGTCGACGATTCGATGCCCTCCCTGCTCCACCTGCAGGGGGTCCGGCTGGCCCTCTCGGGCGACCGCGCAGCGGCCGAGAAGGCGTTCGCCGAGGCCGACGCCCGTCTCACCTACCACAACTCATTCATCGGGCTGTTCAAGCTCTACAACCGCCTGTTCCTGGTCGAGACGCTGCTGGCCGAGGGCCGTGACGGCGAGGCCCACCAGCTGCTCGCCAAGGTGCGCGCCGTGAACCCCTGGCTGGTCACGCGATTCGAGGAGGACGGCCTGACCCTGCTGGGGCTGCCGCGCGGCTGA
- a CDS encoding KamA family radical SAM protein, protein MAHKEQLRNAIRTFEDLDKWLTGQKARVDPRLRDVIAKYPMRVNTYYLGLIEKMNDGIWKQAIPDVEELEHYMDLQEDPLDEEGDIPLGGPRTIIHRYPDRVLLFVSTECAMYCRFCTRKRKVGDDLKAPSLEEILRGIDYIAAHDDIRDVLISGGDPLMISSKRLDEILTKLRGIRHLDIIRIGTRVPCVWPHKIIEDAELVEVLRKHTPQSLAEPQLFINTHFNHPNEVTDESYQAIKILRGLGIPIGNQSVLLKGVNDDTDVMRDLVHLLGKMGVKPYYLYYADLVEGTGHFRTQVHKGREICRDLCGATTGFLRPTFVVDGQGGRGKIPVDLGYSEGISEDKKGGTFTSAIGLGKVYVNDPIERVEGKPLRHNPNRK, encoded by the coding sequence ATGGCCCACAAAGAGCAGCTGAGGAACGCGATCCGGACCTTCGAGGACCTCGACAAGTGGTTGACCGGCCAGAAGGCGAGGGTCGATCCCCGGCTCAGGGACGTGATCGCCAAGTACCCGATGCGGGTGAACACGTACTACCTCGGCCTCATCGAGAAGATGAACGACGGCATCTGGAAGCAGGCGATCCCCGACGTCGAGGAGCTCGAGCACTACATGGACCTCCAGGAAGACCCCCTCGACGAGGAGGGCGACATCCCACTCGGCGGGCCGCGGACGATCATCCACAGGTACCCGGACCGGGTGCTGCTGTTCGTGTCCACCGAGTGCGCCATGTACTGCCGGTTCTGCACCCGGAAACGGAAGGTGGGTGACGATCTCAAGGCGCCGTCGCTCGAGGAGATTCTGAGGGGCATCGACTACATCGCCGCCCACGACGACATCAGAGACGTGCTGATTTCCGGCGGCGACCCTCTCATGATCTCCAGCAAGAGGCTTGATGAAATCCTGACGAAGCTTCGAGGGATTCGCCACCTCGACATCATCAGGATCGGGACCAGGGTCCCCTGCGTCTGGCCGCACAAGATCATCGAGGACGCCGAGCTCGTCGAGGTCCTGAGGAAGCACACGCCGCAGTCGTTGGCGGAGCCGCAGCTCTTCATCAACACCCACTTCAATCACCCCAACGAGGTCACCGACGAGAGCTACCAGGCCATCAAGATCCTTCGTGGGCTGGGGATTCCCATCGGGAACCAGTCGGTCCTGCTCAAGGGCGTCAACGACGACACCGACGTCATGAGGGACCTGGTCCACCTCCTCGGCAAGATGGGAGTCAAGCCCTACTACCTCTACTACGCCGACCTCGTGGAGGGGACCGGCCACTTCCGCACCCAGGTCCACAAGGGACGGGAGATCTGCAGGGACCTCTGCGGGGCCACGACCGGCTTCCTGCGCCCGACATTCGTCGTGGATGGCCAGGGCGGGCGGGGGAAGATCCCGGTGGATCTCGGCTACTCCGAAGGTATCAGCGAGGACAAGAAGGGCGGGACGTTCACGTCCGCGATCGGCCTCGGCAAGGTCTACGTGAACGACCCGATCGAGAGAGTCGAGGGCAAGCCGCTTCGGCACAACCCGAACCGCAAGTAG
- a CDS encoding cysteine synthase family protein, protein MNTRLRVFDRISDAVGWTPLVRLGRSVDGRGCEAFAKLEFLNPMGSVKDRIARHMVAKALADGRLHAGDLVVESSSGNTAMGLAMMSILEGLRCTMVVRRQTSREKLDCLRAMGIDLVLVDGDLPPEDPESYNQKAKRIAAASPGAFFPDQHNNRENSEAHYLTTGPEIWRQMEGRIDYLVAGIGTGGTICGTSRYLKEQDPSITVIAVDPEGSVFYDHFHTGRHGRPGRYLIEGLGDEEIIGCPDFSLIDDMYRVSDREAFLAARELARTEAILAGGSSGAALWGVRKLIAGLDAPARIVTIFPDSGSRYMSTIYSDDWMRAKGFL, encoded by the coding sequence GTGAACACACGACTGCGGGTCTTCGATCGGATCTCGGATGCGGTCGGGTGGACGCCCCTGGTCCGGCTCGGCCGCTCGGTCGACGGCAGAGGCTGCGAGGCCTTCGCCAAGCTCGAGTTTCTCAACCCGATGGGCAGCGTCAAGGACCGGATCGCCCGCCACATGGTGGCGAAGGCGCTGGCGGACGGCCGGCTGCACGCCGGCGACCTGGTGGTCGAGAGCTCATCCGGCAACACCGCCATGGGCCTCGCCATGATGTCGATCCTGGAGGGGCTGCGCTGCACGATGGTCGTGCGCCGGCAGACCTCCCGGGAGAAGCTCGACTGCCTGCGGGCGATGGGCATCGACCTGGTCCTGGTCGACGGCGACCTTCCGCCCGAGGACCCCGAGAGCTATAACCAGAAGGCGAAACGGATCGCCGCCGCGAGCCCGGGAGCGTTCTTCCCGGACCAGCACAACAACCGGGAGAACTCCGAGGCCCACTACCTGACCACGGGCCCCGAGATCTGGCGGCAAATGGAGGGGCGCATCGACTACCTGGTGGCCGGGATCGGCACCGGCGGGACGATCTGCGGGACCAGCCGCTACCTCAAGGAGCAGGACCCCTCGATTACGGTCATCGCGGTCGACCCCGAGGGCTCGGTGTTCTATGACCACTTCCACACCGGGCGCCACGGCCGCCCGGGCCGCTACCTGATCGAGGGCCTCGGCGACGAGGAGATCATCGGCTGCCCGGACTTCTCGCTGATCGACGACATGTACCGGGTCAGCGACCGCGAGGCCTTTCTCGCCGCCCGCGAGCTCGCACGAACCGAGGCCATCCTCGCCGGCGGCTCGAGCGGCGCCGCGCTGTGGGGCGTGCGCAAGCTCATCGCCGGCCTCGACGCGCCGGCGCGGATCGTCACCATTTTCCCGGACTCCGGCAGCCGCTACATGAGCACCATCTACTCCGACGACTGGATGCGCGCAAAGGGGTTCCTGTAG